The window CAGATTTGTCTGCCATTATAAGTAATATATTACCCCATTCACACAACATGTGAGAAACTTCTTGAACTGCTATACTATGGGCTATCAAACGGTTTTTCAGGTCATAAATGTTGAAAGTATATTTGCCAGTCCTTTGATCAGAAATAACACATAAGAGATAACCACGAAACCACCCCACAAGCTTCTTCTCTCCCTCAAAAGCCCAGCATGGGCCTCGGCCATCAATTTCATAGAAATAGACAGCTTCAGGCCGGCCAATGATCAGTTCCTAATCCAAAAGTAATTACAAGAGAAAAGTTACAGCTAAAGTGCGGTACAATACATAATATGCAAGATGAGTAACCTACCGAGCGATCAGTCATTGCCACACTACCAGCTTCAGAACCAATGTAATCAAGCGTTTGAGCAGTAGGTGTTTGAGCCTCCACTTTAAACAAGCTCACTGTGCTCGGAGTGACAGCAAAGAGTTGAAAGGCTTGTCCGTCCACACGGAACCCAATACCTGTAATAGGAGAATGTATTTTTCCAGGTTGACCATTCTGAACCTCAAGCTTGAAGCGCTTGATCCGTTCGCGTGCAATGTCGCCTTGAATGCAATAAATACAGCCGTTGTCCAATCCAAGGgcaataaatattattggaGGAGCTTCCTCAAAAACTAGAAAAGACGTGATCTGTAAGACAAACATTAGGAGAACTCTCCATAAGCAGTCATATACCAATTGAAACAAACAAGTTGCATCAGACCTTCACAAATATGCATACACATATCAATGAAGCTGGATATATAATGTACCTTGGCCTCAGAAAATTGGTTGGTAAATATTCGCAAAATCTGAATGCACTCCGGAGCTGAAGTACTTGACCCTTCTTCTTGTCTTTTATCGAGGTCAAAAACCTTCAAGCAAACAGTTGCTTTCTGTGGCGGCAATtgttcatcttctccaacggTCACTACAAAGTTTCGTTGCTGATTCAGCAGTAAATCCATCAATTAGACTACTGAAAGACGCATACGAACAACCatagaaacacaaaaaaaaaaatgtcgaTTCTAGCTGCAGTCAGCATTCAATAACATAAAAACTAACTAGAGCATTCACcacacaaaaatcaaagcttgaGATTGCCTAAGGTTTCGAAATTAggcaaaatactaaaaatcaGAGAAAGAAGCGACAATAGGTGATACCTTGAGCTGCTGGATGAAGAGAACGGAGGCGGAGTGAGCTGGGAACGAGTAATTGAGCTGGAGGCCGCGATCAAGGAGCGAAACGGTGCCGTCGCGGCAGCCTAAAACGATCCTGCCTCTGCCGCTGGAGCAACATCCGATTTCAGCCTCAATCTCCTCTGGAATTTTGGTCTTCTTCTCCTCGAAGAAGTCGAATTTCCGCCACTGGTACATTATTCCCAACCAAAAATTCTATAGTAATTCACCAATCACACATACTGCGTCGATCTTCTCGTCCCTAAATTCTACTACTTCCGATCCAAGGTTGATTTGAAAGCCCTTGAAATCCAAATCTAGACTAGTAGTAAGAAATATGGTTCCTCACTTGGTGcacaattgaataaataaatagaaataaataaaaaagtatttaaagtattattaatgGATAACTAGTGAGGCGGTAAAAAAAAGCATATAGtattaagtatattttaaaagaagaatgaaatgtactccctccttccatgaaaatttgtcccagttttctattttcgtccgtccctcaaaatttgtctcatttcacttttactatttttggtagtggatcccatattccactaactcattcctactcacattttattataaaactaatattttaaaagtaggacccacaatccactaaccttttcaactcactttccattacatttcttaaaactcgtgcccggtcaaaccgggatgaattttcgtggacggagggagtaataaataaggaTTAATCAAAGATAATAGTATTCTTAAAAAAcccaataatttataaattaaatggtcagtgtataattgataattgttatttttaaaaaaaatgaaattacatattgcaatttatatactattagaTCTATAAACTCATATActcttaaattagttataatgaGTTAACAACTGGTCACACATGACGTGATTAAAGCacacaataaattataaattagatGGAAGAGATGCAATGAGTTTTTTGGATTTGGGCTTGTTAGGCTTAGACATCTCCGGTGGTACAGCGCacattaaaatctaaaatggaATAGATAATAATTAGATTCAATGGTACTCCATAAcgaattctatttttagtttttgagtaaaattatctatttttaggtttacatttaaaaataaataaattttactccctccgattcttcatagttgaggcaaaacttttcggcacggagttttagaaatgaatgttgggtatgttaaataaatagataaaaagtaagagagaggaaaaggtagagagaataaagtataaagtgaataaagtagagaaagtaaagtaagagagatgaaaaagttaccatataagaaaacgactcaactatgaagaaacttcctgaaatgttaaaatgactcaactatgaacggagggagtatcattttggtttgtctaccatttactttattctactTTTAGTATATAgacttcacattccactaactttttatactGACAATCcattacattataaaattaaattataaatgaatcTCACATTACACTAACTTacttcttttacttttcttcagAGTAAATAacttcttaaaatccgtgtcgagtcaaaatgattttttaaatagtagACTAAGAGAGTATACGATAAAATCACATAAGTCACATTTAATCTATATCTAATAATACCTTCTCACATTTTACTCAGTAGAAAATCTTTTGTTatcttaaaaatatgtatatcaCGTAGAGTTATACTGCAAATGAATAACTATTCCAATTCCAACAAACAAAcactatttatagaaaaacatGTACTTGGTTGTAGCTTTACAAGTcatagtacaagaaaataaagttaatcATCATTTTAGGATTCTTGACATAATAAGATTTTAATCATTCTGTCGAACTCTAATATTTGCTATTTCGCCAACATCTTTTAAATTCAATGTAGtaagtactccatattaattctactataatttaaattttcttttcaactCCAACAGCATTGATAGCATAattattgttgaaaataattgaaataattaaaagaatagagagaaaaagatgtATGGTTGAGTCGGTGCTTTATTCATGCATATAGAAACTGAAAGTTGAAACCTTTTTTCTGTGTCGTTTTGCTCTCATTTTCATGAGATATGTCGTCGTTTTTGTCGACTGAGCTAACATTTATATCACCATACATTAACTCAAAACTCCAACCACATTTTCACAGCTATTCTTGCAACTGCAGCAGGTTTTCAGAGGAAAATTTTTGGTGggtattttcaaattattgaaAACTATATTTTTGCAGAGTTTCTCTAAAACAATGATTTTCATCTTGTTTTGCTGCTTGTGCATGTGCAAGTTTGATTATGGGCATTATTGAGTAATGTTGTGGAGAAAGAATTGATTTTTGGACAAGAATTCTGTGGAAAATGGTCCATGCAgatgaaatattaatactactatgcTTTAGTAAAATTTTCTCATGTAGTAATTATTGGTTCATTTTCAAGCTTGTGCTCAATTacacaaatattaatttcttgataTATCTGATCTTAAATATTCTTGGATATAATCATGTGAAGCTATATTACTGTTTGTTAACACTAAGCATAAGTTTTTTCAAGCTGCATTCTTGACTCATGGCAAATAATgcaactttttaatatttgattttcagTTGTGTTTCTGATGAAATATCTCAACTTTATGCAAACTGCATTCTTGATTTGATTCTTGCTACAATTATCCCAACTTTTTCatccaatttttaattttttctttgagATGAAAGATGTCATCCTTATGCAGCTGCATTGTTGATTCTTAGTAGATCCAACCTTCTCAATGGACTTGTTCGATTCTACAAAGGCTGTTTATCAGAAAATCGAGAAGATAGAGCCCCAAAACGTCTCAAAAATCATCGGCCATCTCCTACTAAAAGACCAACCCGAGCTTGAAATGATACGCCTTGCCTTCTGTCCAGACCAAGCCCTCCAAATCTTGGTCGAAAAAGTCAAGCTAGAGCTTGATTTATCCCCAAAGCCAACCATCTCAAACCTCCCTACAACAATGTTCACACTTTTTACACCTCCTTTACCTCAAAATGGCCTTGGGATTCCTCAGTTTGGGCCGTCTAACTTTGACACCCCATATTATTATCAAATGCTCGATTTTAGGCCTCTAGACGTGCCTGATATGCAGGTCTGCAATAGCTTTAGGCAGGGTTATTGTAAGTATGGTGGTAGCTGCAGATTCTTGCATGTTTTTCAAATGCAAAATGGTGATTGTATGGTGCTTAACCCTCCACCATCGGATGAGGTGATGTCGAGTGCTTCCCTTAAGCAGCTCGAGATTGAACTGGTCGAGCTTTTGAGATGCACACGGGGCATCCCCGTCTCAGTCTCTTCCTTGCCTATCCTATACTTTGACAGGTACAGGAAGGTGCTTCGGGTTGAGGGCTATCAAATGGAGATTCACAGACTTCTTGCTCGAATGACTACAACCTCCATTCGTTTAACTAACAAGTAACCTCACAAACTTGCCCTTTAATTTTCAGCTGCAGATGATTTGCTTAGGCATTActgatttttgggtttttcttGCTGGAAAAAGGCCACACAGGAGGCAGTCGATAATCTTAGAAGAAGACATGCACAGATACGTGAGATTTAGAGCTGAAAACGGGCACCAACTGCAAGTTTACCTAACTTTCCCACCAGAGAGCACTTTTAGTGAGCAAGATGTGCTTAACTATTTcaagtaaatgaaaaatttgttTATGATTTACACCATTTCTAGACTTAtgctaaatttttttgtttaaaaaaaatgttggtaGCAATTTTGGACCTGTTCAAAAAGTTAGGATTCCTAGTCAAGTGCAGAGGATGTTCGGATTTGTGGCCTTCGTTTATCCTGAAACGGCCGCTCTAGTTCTCACGAAAACCAACCCTCACTACATCTGTGGATCACAAGTGCTGGTGAAGCCTTTTAGGTACAATTGGTTTCTTGATCAAAATGCAATCTTTCTGTCTATTTTAGTGAATCTCTAATCATTATGCTCTTTGCAGAGAAAATGAGGATAAAGTCCATGATATCAAGACTTTCTTGACGCAGAATAATCCAAGCAAGATTTTGCAACTTGTTTTGCTTTTCTTCTTGCTTTCAAGGACTACTAACTTGAAATTTACCTTATTCTGATTTGCCCTTTTCAGGACTCGGAGATCTATTGGGAAAACGTCAGACTGAAGATCACGGTCGAGCTTGATGCTAGGAGTGATATTTTATAAGCTGAGCGCATGGAGACTTGCAAGACCAACACTCCATAATGTGTCTTTGATAATTATAGGAATGTTTATCAATTCCCCTTTTAGTCATATTTCGTAGACATCAAACAACTTAATACAATGTTATTACGAGGCTTTGTTGCAAACTACATATAATGTTTGTGGATAATTAGTATCACTCGCTTAAGTGTTGAAAAATATCTTCAAAATCTTCCACATCATGATGCATATATCTTAGTCTATTCTTAGCTGGATTTAAGCTAGTTTTGTGCCTGCATTTCATACTAGAAATTGTTACTATTACATTAGATGTTCTCATCATGTAGGGAAAAAATGTGAGCTGTTCATTATTTCTTCAACTCGGAGTTGTTTGAGTTCATGTACTACGTCATCCGTCTTaattaagatgacacacttttttttttttagtttgtcccaaccaagatgacacaattttatttttctctctaattaatacactcaaccacttttttctttctactattaaatattcaactatctttctttctccattTAATACTTAAACCAACtctttctctccaattaatcatattaactaacaactcctaaaatcatgtgtcgactaagaaatgtgtcatcttagccgggacgggtGGAGTAGTATTCTTGGATTTGATGACGTATAATATGTATTGAAGCAGGTAGTTTTGGTTGATGAGATCTTgtagatttgctttgattgaagttctttttttctagctatgctaattaattacatgttcattttcttgatttgtgcAGTTTTTGTGGGAGTTTGACTGAAAGAGAAGGGTgtttctttattaaaaatcattttgtAATGTCGTATACATGGTACTTTCAGCCTCTGAGAAAGCTAGAGGGCTACTCCCTTCAACAATGTCAGCCATTATACAACCCACAGCTATGGAGTTGCAACAACATTAGTAATGCCAATGGCTGCTCGGTTCTTATCTCTCAAGACCAGTTTTGCACACTGGAATCATCCACTCTGACCGCGAATCACTCAGCTTCAACGGTCACTCTCTCTCCTAATAAGAGCTCGTTGTCTCAGACAGCGGGGAGGAGGATGTGAACAAGTTGAAGCACAAGCTCAAGGAGCTGGAGACCGTGATGTTAGGGCCGGATGTAGATTTCCTTGAGACCTATGACGATTCTGTGGCGACTAGGTCGGAGATAGGCAGCTGATGGAGGTGATGGCGTGGTGGCTCATGTCCGAGCTGCGCCAGCTCGGACAGCGCCTGGGGCCATACATGCTGGAGGGGCTGGTGGCACTGCTGAGCACCTCCGGCAGCTCCATCAACAACTCTTTGAAACTGGGAGAGTCTGCTAGCTTTGATCTGCTGTCTTATATGCATATGTTGTATGAGGTGTGTCCTTATTTCAAGTTTGGTTACATGTCAGCACATGTTGCCATTGCAGAAGCAATGAAGGATGAGAATACGGTTCACATTATTGATTTCCGGATAGGTCAGGGGAGCCAGTGGATACCTTTGATTCAGGCCTTTGTGGCCCAGCCCGGTGGGCCCCCGCATATCCGGATAACGGGGGTGGATGACATTACCTCGGCCTATGCTCGCGGAGGAGGGTTGAAGATAGTGGGGCGGAGGCTAGCTAAGCTTGCACACTCCTTTAAAAATCCCTTCACATTCCACGCTGTGGCCGTACCGGCATGTGAGATCCGGGCTGAGAACCTTGGGATTCGGGCCAGTGAGGCATTGGCGTGAATTTCGCCTTCATATTGCACCGGATGGCCGACGAGAGCGTGAGCACGGAGAACCACAGAGACAGGCTGCTGAGGATGGTGAAAGGGCTTAACCCTAGGGTGGTGACGCTAGTTGAGCGTGAGCTCAACACCAACACTGCTGCTTTCTACCGTCATTTCGTCGAGGCATTGGATTACTACACGGCGATATTTGAGTCCATTGACGTTACGCTCACGAGGGAGCACAAGGAGAAGATAAATGTGGAGCAGCATTGCTTGGCAAGAGATGTTGTAAACATCATAGCCTGCGAGGGGGCTGAGAGAGTCGAGAGGCTTGGACCACATTGGAAGTGTAGATCACGCCTCACCATGGCCGCTTTCAGCCCGTACCCGTTGAGCTCTTATGTTAAATCCCACCATCAAGAGTCTGCTTCAGAACTACTGCGATAGATTTAGCCTTGCAGAGAGAGATGGAGCTCTGTTTCTTGGCTGGTTGAACAGAGACTTAGTTGCTGCTGGTGCTTGGATTTGACATGAGGAGCTAAGCTTTACCTTTTTTACTTGAAGCATAATAACTGTAATACATTACTATTACAAGAAATCTGGTTCTTTTTAGACGATCAATGCTCTGACTCTGCAAGCTTTCAGAATAACAGCAGCAGCATGCCATCTATGGCAAAGAATATGTACAATGGGTGATCTAAACTACAATTTGTAACTTACATTAGCAATTTTATACAACTAATACATATTCTTCCACAGCCTGGGGCCAACCAATGAACAAGTTAAGCTACTGGACTGTTACAATGATAGCTCTTCGAATTAGAAAAGTCTGTCTACAATGATAAAGCAAAATAAGTTGCTGAATTTAATCACGTTGATAGCAATTTTGACTGAAGTAACAAGCACCTTTAGAGTCGAGGAGAGGATGCCAAAGCCTGCAGTCACGATTGCTTCCTCAGTTTGCACTGACACGAACAACCATTTCGAGCGAAACAGGGTTCTTGTCTTCGGGTTTGGAACTAGACTCACTATTTGGGCTCATCATACTAGCATCACCACCTCTGGCTAGGCCTTGGCTAACAGTCCTGGAAGTGGGAATGTCATGGACGTGTTTTCCTTCATACGTTGTAATGACTAACTTTTCATCATgtgaagctctttcgacgtgTTTCTTTACTGGGCAACCAGAGTTTGAACACCTGTAGTAACTCCTGCACAGCATAAGGAGCTGAGATTAGGTGGAAAGCTGCCTAACAGCTTGGTTTTCCTTTGGTGTTTAAGATATTGGAGAGGAGCTGTCAGCCGAAGGAAAATAGTATTTGATGCAAAGGTCAGCCTGATTTACGTAAACGTTGGCTAAGGTCATTACAGAGTTTGATGCCGCATATAACTGAAAGTTTAGTTACCTTGGGTTTGGATTGCCTTTTACAAACTTCTGCCCATATTTACGCCACCGATATCCATCATTAACCAAATCAACCTCACTCAAAGTTTGAACAACATGTTTTGAATCAGAACTAGATCTAATCACCACATCATCATCTGCAGAACTTGTGCCTCTTTTCCTGTTACAGAGGCAGGCCAATAAGCATAGCAGTGATTATTGCTAATCAATAAAGGATATAAGAAGCTTCCTGATGAACATACAGCCGTTTGGGATCAGGGCAATCATCTAGATCCTTAGTATCCTTATGTGAACAGGAAACTGCTCCTGACAAACCATCAGCACTTCTAACAACAGCTGATTGAGGTGAGGGTTCTGGCATATGTTGATCTGAACTGACATGCTTGATGATCGACTCAACATTGGCTGACAGGTGACCACAAAATCAATAACTACACAttatacaaaatacaaaaatttaaaatcttttaattatatacaaaCTTACCTTTTGATGTAAACGTAATGGGCATCTCAGGCGTTTTTACTTGAAGAGTAGTAGTCAGCTGGAGACTCTGCTGTGGTTTCTGATGATGATGGTTCCCAAGATAATTGATGTCTAATGTACACCCATCATGTGATTTCTCTACTTGTTTTTTAGCCTGGCAATTGAGGTAAGTACATTTGTAATAGCTTCGAACAAATTTGTTTCCTTTTACAAGCTTCTGTCCATACTTCCTCCAGTTGTAGCCATCATCTAATCCTTTGTCTTGTGCTTTAGAGGGAGTGCTTTCAACATCAGCATGTGATCCCTGAACTACAGAGTCAAGGTTTCTCCTCGGCTGcaatttctccattttctcaAACTTCATAGGATATGCATAGCTCTCTTGACCAGGTTCAGGTACAGGCACTCCCATGCTCAAACTTGACCCTTGAACTGACTCGACTTCTGTATTAGTACCTGTTTTTTCCTTGCTCAGTAATGCATGATTTCTATCATGTATGCTCTGTCTAGGCTGCGAATTGTCAGTTTGATGTTCTTCTTTTGGTACAGCAGAAAGTTTTCCAGAGTGACCCGAACTGCAAGCTAATTGATCATGTGGAGAACTACAACCCCCAGCGTCTGGGTTCCTCCTGGGCTGCAATTTCTCCAAAACTTTTACAGGTTGAGAGGACTGAGTCAGCATCTGCTTGTTGGACTGCGATGCAGGCTCCTCGTTGACACTTTGTATGGAGAGTGAGTTACCAGATACCATCTCCCTCTTTTCAGTAGTTCTTTCTCCATCACATATTGAAGATGTTTTTATTCCAATACGAGGTTTCTGACTCAAGTGCAAATCAGCAGGTTCATCCTTTGGAAATCTAGAGAAAACTCCAATAAATTGAGAGACTGAATCCTTCCCATTTTCACTCTTACCCAGCTGAATCCTCTCTATTTGGGGTTCTGGAATATCACGTGTGACGCCAGAGGTTTGTCTCTGATGGACCTCACGCCGTTTTTGTTTGGTTACTGGGGAGGCCTTATCAGAAAATGATGTATAGCTTATCGTATCGGAACTTTGTGTCTGCGATAACTGACTTGGCACTATACAGGAGTCATTCTCTTGCTTGACATGAGGATGGCTTTTTGTATGCAGCATGTCAATCATTATCTTCTCAGAGGTCACAGGGAATGCAGCCTCTTTACTAGAATTTGATGTTGCCAATGGTAAGTTTGTGCTAGGACTCATCTCCAGCTCACCTGACAAATATACTGgaagttttgatttattgattaGATATTCTAGCTTGCAAACTCCAGTAACCAGTTTCAGATACCTGTTTCTGATTCAATTCCTTTTGAAGAAACTGCACCCATCAAGTCCTTCCCTTATAGCACTTGATAAAGCAGTAAATTAATCCACCTGTGACAGCATTATATTAATCTCCCAAATGTTGCTAAAAGAAGCAGCCATGGACTCAAGAAACATAGGTGGCGTTCGGTTGccatgactaataatcatgaggctatccatctaggattaagttgcgggattattttagttggaggggagatgctatgactaattatcatgagactatccatctaggattaagttgtagaGTTCAAtttcatgaaccaaacatgatacatatttaatcatgagatttaatcttggcaaccgaacacccccatACTGTATTAGAAATCTGGGAAAGTGAAGATTGATTATGAAATAAGGttggaataatataaaaaaaacatagcaGACGAAACTAGCATTAAAAGACAAGGCAAGCCAACATCAAAGAATCTGCATCCAGCATGTGTACAAGGATATAGTCATCGCTTAAAGGTCCCAAAATGCCTAACTATCAGTATCAGCTGGTTTTGATGGAAgaccaagaaaaataaaataatgaaaataatatacaatATCACATCTTTGATTCCTAAAAACTACTGCAGCTACAATTAAGGGCTAAGATTGACCAAAAACAGTTGAATggataaaatcaaaatgaaagcCCCTAATCAGAATATCGAAATTGAATCCGTGAAATAGTTTCAAATGTCGACTTATACAGAATTTCAAAAATGATTCAGTAAGAAGTTGCAAGCATTGACTTAGAAAATCCCCAAATAGAAATTGATGAAAACAcaacaaatcaacaaattcaaaaaacaAGTAGCAGAAAGTAAAACCCCAAAACAGAAAGGCGAGGGGCGTGAAGATAAGTAAGCGAAATTCGTCAATCTGAAGGGGCAATAAATAGAAGGGGATAAAGTGAGAGATACCTGGGGTAGTGTCATCTACGGCGACGGCGGAAGAGGTACTAAGGTGGTGGAAGTGGAAAAGAAAGCAGAGGAATTGACTTGGACCAACCATAATGTGGTAAATTAGTAATTCGAACGTATATTATGCTCCCTCCCTCCCCGAATACTTGACACggtttgacccggcacgagttttaagaaatgtaatggaaagtgtgtTAAAGTTGGTcggatgtgagtcctacttttaaagtattatgactcgtttgataaaaaagataggatatgagaagataagtaaagtaagataagaaatacgggctttatgtcaagatatgcaaatatataatttattttggttgatgtttgattgaaaataaattatctatttttgtaaagtatattatataatatggcttaacttgacaaattggtaGGTTACATAAACATGGTTAAAggtataattttggtaaaattggTTATGACCCTTGGAGTTAACAAACTAttagaaatgtccatataCAATTCTCTATCTTGATATTACTAATTTATCAAACACGCccttagttttataataaatgtgaataggaatgagttagtggaatatgagatccactacaaaaaatagaaaatgtgaattgtgtcaagtattcggggacggagggagtatgtatttCGATTGAGAAAATagattatcaatttaataagtaccaacaaattaattttttatgtcattataaATTTACCTTTTAGGTAAACGTAAATTTTGAGGTAGTATAGTTCATTTTAAAGTAGTACTCTCACTCCAGATTATACAAACTCGCCTTAATTTTATAGAAAAcggaaaaaatgaatttgcaaAGAATTCAAATTTCGAAGTTTAGACAGTGGGAGTG is drawn from Salvia hispanica cultivar TCC Black 2014 chromosome 6, UniMelb_Shisp_WGS_1.0, whole genome shotgun sequence and contains these coding sequences:
- the LOC125195587 gene encoding zinc finger CCCH domain-containing protein 18-like; translated protein: MDLFDSTKAVYQKIEKIEPQNVSKIIGHLLLKDQPELEMIRLAFCPDQALQILVEKVKLELDLSPKPTISNLPTTMFTLFTPPLPQNGLGIPQFGPSNFDTPYYYQMLDFRPLDVPDMQVCNSFRQGYCKYGGSCRFLHVFQMQNGDCMVLNPPPSDEVMSSASLKQLEIELVELLRCTRGIPVSVSSLPILYFDRYRKVLRVEGYQMEIHRLLARMTTTSIRLTNKPHRRQSIILEEDMHRYVRFRAENGHQLQVYLTFPPESTFSEQDVLNYFNNFGPVQKVRIPSQVQRMFGFVAFVYPETAALVLTKTNPHYICGSQVLVKPFRENEDKVHDIKTFLTQNNPSKILQLDSEIYWENVRLKITVELDARSDIL
- the LOC125196129 gene encoding probable WRKY transcription factor 20 isoform X2; amino-acid sequence: MGAVSSKGIESETGELEMSPSTNLPLATSNSSKEAAFPVTSEKIMIDMLHTKSHPHVKQENDSCIVPSQLSQTQSSDTISYTSFSDKASPVTKQKRREVHQRQTSGVTRDIPEPQIERIQLGKSENGKDSVSQFIGVFSRFPKDEPADLHLSQKPRIGIKTSSICDGERTTEKREMVSGNSLSIQSVNEEPASQSNKQMLTQSSQPVKVLEKLQPRRNPDAGGCSSPHDQLACSSGHSGKLSAVPKEEHQTDNSQPRQSIHDRNHALLSKEKTGTNTEVESVQGSSLSMGVPVPEPGQESYAYPMKFEKMEKLQPRRNLDSVVQGSHADVESTPSKAQDKGLDDGYNWRKYGQKLVKGNKFVRSYYKCTYLNCQAKKQVEKSHDGCTLDINYLGNHHHQKPQQSLQLTTTLQVKTPEMPITFTSKANVESIIKHVSSDQHMPEPSPQSAVVRSADGLSGAVSCSHKDTKDLDDCPDPKRLKRGTSSADDDVVIRSSSDSKHVVQTLSEVDLVNDGYRWRKYGQKFVKGNPNPRSYYRCSNSGCPVKKHVERASHDEKLVITTYEGKHVHDIPTSRTVSQGLARGGDASMMSPNMQTEEAIVTAGFGILSSTLKVLVTSVKIAINVIKFSNLFCFIIVDRLF
- the LOC125196129 gene encoding WRKY transcription factor 1-like isoform X1 codes for the protein MGAVSSKGIESETVYLSGELEMSPSTNLPLATSNSSKEAAFPVTSEKIMIDMLHTKSHPHVKQENDSCIVPSQLSQTQSSDTISYTSFSDKASPVTKQKRREVHQRQTSGVTRDIPEPQIERIQLGKSENGKDSVSQFIGVFSRFPKDEPADLHLSQKPRIGIKTSSICDGERTTEKREMVSGNSLSIQSVNEEPASQSNKQMLTQSSQPVKVLEKLQPRRNPDAGGCSSPHDQLACSSGHSGKLSAVPKEEHQTDNSQPRQSIHDRNHALLSKEKTGTNTEVESVQGSSLSMGVPVPEPGQESYAYPMKFEKMEKLQPRRNLDSVVQGSHADVESTPSKAQDKGLDDGYNWRKYGQKLVKGNKFVRSYYKCTYLNCQAKKQVEKSHDGCTLDINYLGNHHHQKPQQSLQLTTTLQVKTPEMPITFTSKANVESIIKHVSSDQHMPEPSPQSAVVRSADGLSGAVSCSHKDTKDLDDCPDPKRLKRGTSSADDDVVIRSSSDSKHVVQTLSEVDLVNDGYRWRKYGQKFVKGNPNPRSYYRCSNSGCPVKKHVERASHDEKLVITTYEGKHVHDIPTSRTVSQGLARGGDASMMSPNSESSSKPEDKNPVSLEMVVRVSAN